The following are encoded in a window of Herpetosiphonaceae bacterium genomic DNA:
- a CDS encoding TrmH family RNA methyltransferase: MSVVKPVPAGIQHPRVKQYLAVKNNTKSNPENLACLEGLWELTIAQKEALEIRAFFVCPELLRGDAARALVDRLMHAGVHSYQVSERVMQRLADKDEPDGLAAIVRLPRFTWDDLQLKQHNSLVVLDALEIPGNIGTIIRCADAVGADGIIITNRRTRLSHPKLLHSSMGSSFTFPVIEAQVDEAIRWLKEHDFRIVTTDADAPLNYRKADYRGRVAVVMGSERYGIVREWHDAADVEVAIPMTGKIDSLNVGNAAVLMLYEVFHHQQPEKFANR; the protein is encoded by the coding sequence ATGAGCGTTGTCAAGCCAGTGCCAGCAGGCATTCAGCATCCACGAGTCAAGCAGTATCTTGCTGTCAAAAACAACACCAAATCCAATCCTGAGAACCTGGCCTGTCTCGAAGGCCTGTGGGAGCTGACGATCGCACAGAAGGAGGCGCTGGAGATCCGCGCCTTTTTTGTGTGTCCTGAGCTACTTCGCGGCGACGCGGCCAGAGCGCTGGTCGACAGGCTGATGCACGCGGGAGTACATTCGTATCAGGTCAGCGAGCGGGTGATGCAGCGGCTTGCCGACAAGGACGAGCCTGATGGTCTGGCGGCGATTGTGCGGCTGCCGCGCTTTACCTGGGACGATCTTCAGCTCAAGCAGCACAATAGCCTCGTCGTGCTGGATGCGCTCGAAATACCCGGCAACATCGGCACGATCATTCGCTGCGCCGACGCCGTGGGAGCCGACGGGATCATCATCACCAACCGGCGCACGCGGCTATCGCATCCCAAGCTGCTGCACTCCAGCATGGGATCATCTTTCACGTTTCCGGTGATCGAAGCGCAGGTCGACGAGGCGATCCGCTGGCTGAAAGAGCATGATTTTCGCATCGTCACCACCGACGCCGACGCGCCGCTCAACTACCGCAAGGCAGACTATCGCGGACGAGTGGCGGTGGTGATGGGCAGCGAGCGCTACGGCATCGTCAGGGAGTGGCACGACGCGGCGGATGTCGAGGTGGCGATCCCGATGACCGGCAAGATCGACTCGCTCAACGTCGGCAACGCGGCGGTATTGATGCTGTACGAGGTCTTTCACCATCAGCAGCCGGAGAAGTTCGCGAACAGGTAG
- a CDS encoding RNA methyltransferase — translation MKLETWNMIITSPHNPKVKQVIALRDRKERDRSRLMRVEGYEELSLALASGAQPTALYFCPALFRAPGAQRLLEQIERTSAELIEVSERIFEKIAYREGPDGWLAVFPALNTSLQTLQPGHNPFVVVAEAVEKPGNLGAMLRTADAAGVDALIAAAPLTDWGNPNIVRSSKGALFSVPVAAADNDQTIAWLRKHKIRIIAATPQADTRYTEADLRGPVAIAVGTEKEGLSQAWLDQADVQVQIPMVGKVNSLNVATATALLVYEVVRQRTAAGGDGRR, via the coding sequence TTGAAACTTGAAACCTGGAACATGATCATCACCAGTCCACACAATCCGAAAGTCAAGCAGGTAATCGCGCTGCGCGATCGAAAAGAGCGCGACCGCAGCAGGCTGATGCGGGTCGAAGGCTATGAGGAGCTATCGCTGGCGCTTGCCAGCGGCGCTCAGCCGACGGCGCTCTACTTCTGCCCGGCGCTGTTTCGCGCCCCCGGTGCCCAACGCCTGCTTGAGCAGATCGAGCGTACCAGCGCCGAGTTGATCGAAGTGAGCGAGCGCATTTTTGAAAAGATCGCCTACCGCGAGGGGCCTGATGGCTGGCTGGCGGTCTTTCCGGCGCTCAACACAAGTCTTCAAACGCTTCAGCCGGGCCACAATCCGTTTGTGGTCGTCGCCGAGGCGGTCGAGAAGCCCGGCAACCTGGGCGCGATGCTGCGCACCGCAGACGCGGCGGGAGTCGACGCGCTAATCGCCGCCGCGCCGCTGACCGACTGGGGCAATCCCAACATCGTTCGGTCGAGCAAAGGCGCGCTCTTCAGCGTGCCCGTCGCGGCTGCCGACAACGATCAGACGATCGCCTGGCTGCGCAAGCACAAGATCCGGATCATCGCCGCCACGCCGCAGGCTGACACGCGCTACACCGAGGCCGATCTGCGCGGCCCCGTGGCGATTGCGGTCGGCACCGAAAAAGAGGGCTTGAGCCAGGCCTGGCTCGATCAGGCCGATGTTCAGGTACAGATCCCGATGGTCGGCAAGGTCAACTCGCTGAACGTCGCCACCGCGACCGCCCTGCTGGTCTATGAGGTCGTCAGGCAGCGCACGGCTGCGGGCGGCGATGGCAGACGTTAA
- a CDS encoding class I SAM-dependent methyltransferase: protein MRQKRQPEFVLLTSPDWTDYELKDSGAGRKLERFGPYSFVRPEPQAIWQPILPRKEWDAAEAVFRTDAEADGGRWYFHETIEPRWTMRYKGISFWVQPTPFRHLGVFPEQANHWDWMYRLITDAGRPVRVLNLFGYTGLATLIAAHAGAHVTHVDASKKGIAWARENQALSRLDSAPVRWILDDALKFVRREARRGAQYDGFIVDPPPFGRGPKGEIWRLEESLPELLDECRKLFTPKPLFVVLTAYAIKISALGLYYALDDMLKGYGGLLVSGEMATVERSGGRYLSTALFARWSAS, encoded by the coding sequence ATGAGACAGAAGCGACAACCAGAGTTCGTTTTGCTGACCTCTCCCGACTGGACGGACTATGAGCTAAAGGATAGCGGCGCTGGCCGAAAGCTCGAACGGTTTGGACCCTACTCCTTTGTGCGCCCGGAGCCGCAGGCGATCTGGCAGCCGATCTTACCGCGCAAGGAGTGGGATGCCGCAGAGGCCGTTTTTCGGACGGATGCCGAGGCCGACGGCGGGCGCTGGTACTTCCACGAGACGATCGAGCCGCGCTGGACGATGCGCTACAAAGGGATCTCATTCTGGGTCCAGCCGACTCCCTTCCGCCATCTGGGCGTGTTTCCGGAGCAGGCGAACCACTGGGATTGGATGTACCGCCTGATCACCGATGCCGGGCGGCCCGTTAGAGTCCTTAATTTGTTTGGCTACACCGGCCTTGCCACGCTGATCGCCGCGCACGCTGGCGCGCATGTCACTCATGTCGACGCTTCCAAGAAAGGGATCGCCTGGGCGCGTGAAAATCAGGCGCTCTCACGGCTGGACAGCGCGCCGGTGCGCTGGATTCTCGATGACGCGCTGAAATTCGTCCGGCGCGAGGCGCGGCGCGGCGCGCAGTACGACGGCTTCATCGTCGATCCGCCGCCGTTTGGACGCGGCCCGAAAGGCGAGATCTGGCGGCTTGAGGAGTCCTTACCGGAGCTGCTGGATGAGTGCCGCAAGCTGTTCACGCCCAAGCCGCTCTTCGTTGTGCTGACGGCGTACGCGATCAAGATCTCGGCGCTGGGCCTGTACTATGCCCTGGATGATATGCTCAAAGGCTACGGCGGCTTGCTCGTCAGCGGCGAGATGGCGACAGTCGAACGATCCGGCGGTCGCTATCTCTCGACCGCGTTGTTCGCGCGCTGGTCGGCCTCGTAG